A genomic window from Dechloromonas sp. A34 includes:
- a CDS encoding hydrogenase expression/formation protein, translating to MNPSTLRPFPISVVAMGPGSQGDDAPEYMPMPRMETFAAPRLPDNVAPEAVAAAGELLAAFGEHLAQAGFTGGAGLDLLALTPHVREVINQSLGFGEVSAFTTAPRHWRVQETAFAGLWRVLEVADDGRFVLDRLETGTIPAVLTEAMLQTAAGELPAPDYPAGCMNAQALVEEIRLQATAWQPGAAAHVINLTLLPVSDADLDTLYGWLGHREVSILSRGYGNCRITSTRLRNVWWVQYFNSMDTLILNSIEIVGMPDVALAADEDFSDSLERLREYLDMMAEPV from the coding sequence ATGAACCCGTCCACGCTGCGTCCCTTCCCGATTTCGGTCGTCGCCATGGGCCCCGGCTCGCAGGGCGACGATGCCCCGGAATACATGCCCATGCCGCGCATGGAAACCTTCGCGGCGCCGCGCCTGCCGGACAATGTCGCGCCCGAGGCGGTAGCCGCAGCCGGCGAACTGCTCGCCGCTTTCGGCGAGCACCTGGCACAGGCCGGCTTCACCGGCGGCGCCGGACTCGACCTGCTGGCCCTGACGCCCCACGTGCGCGAGGTCATCAACCAGTCGCTCGGCTTCGGCGAAGTCAGCGCCTTCACCACGGCACCGCGTCACTGGCGCGTCCAGGAGACGGCTTTTGCCGGCCTGTGGCGCGTCCTGGAAGTGGCCGACGACGGCCGCTTCGTCCTCGACCGCCTGGAAACCGGGACCATTCCCGCGGTGCTGACCGAAGCCATGTTGCAGACGGCGGCCGGCGAGCTGCCCGCCCCGGACTACCCGGCCGGCTGCATGAACGCCCAGGCGCTGGTCGAGGAGATACGCCTGCAGGCCACTGCCTGGCAACCCGGCGCGGCCGCCCACGTCATCAATCTGACCCTGCTCCCGGTCAGCGATGCCGATCTCGACACGCTGTATGGCTGGCTCGGCCATCGCGAGGTCTCGATCCTGTCGCGCGGCTACGGCAACTGCCGGATCACCAGCACGCGACTGCGGAATGTCTGGTGGGTGCAATACTTCAACAGCATGGACACGCTGATCCTCAATTCGATCGAAATCGTCGGCATGCCCGACGTGGCGCTGGCTGCCGACGAAGATTTCAGCGATTCGCTGGAGCGCCTGCGCGAATATCTCGACATGATGGCCGAGCCTGTATAG
- the hypC gene encoding HypC/HybG/HupF family hydrogenase formation chaperone gives MCLGIPVQVLECGEHFARCQGRNGEVRVGLSLVGRQAVGTWLLTFLDAAHEVITAERAAAIDAALAALDAAQNGATDFTAFFADLDREPQLPEFLRTEQS, from the coding sequence ATGTGCCTCGGCATCCCGGTTCAGGTACTGGAATGCGGCGAGCACTTCGCCCGCTGCCAGGGCCGCAACGGCGAAGTGCGGGTCGGCCTCAGCCTGGTCGGCCGGCAAGCCGTCGGCACCTGGCTGCTGACTTTCCTCGATGCCGCCCACGAGGTGATTACGGCCGAACGCGCCGCGGCGATCGATGCCGCACTGGCTGCACTCGACGCCGCCCAGAACGGCGCCACCGATTTCACGGCCTTCTTCGCCGACCTCGACCGCGAACCCCAACTCCCCGAATTCTTGCGAACGGAACAATCATGA